The segment CACGCCCCGTTCGGCTTCGGCCTTCATGTTGTCTTCAGCGCCCACTTCGATCAAAAGGGCCCGCGGGGACAGATCCTGATTGTAGCGGCCCTGCCCGAAATAGATCGCTCGGACCAGCCCCGGATGGCTCTGGTCGGCCACCGCCTTCAGCTGCTTCGCGAAGGCCAGGTTGGCCTGCATGTTCGGGTTCTGTCGGCCGATGACGAACATCACCTGGGTGACCTGCTGCCCGGAGACTTTCTTCTGATAGGCCTGGGGCGGGGCGGTGTCCCGGTGGACATCGAAGATGGCCGCCGGCCGGTAACGGGAGAGGAGGCTCAGGGCCGTCCGCCGCGACCGGTCGTAGGCCAGATTGTCATGAGGGTCATGGGGCTGCGTGCTGTCGACGACGGTGAGCCCTTTGCGCCGCAGGGCGTCGCGGAAGGCGGCTCCGACCTGGAAAATGCCCCCGTGGGCGGGGATATTCGCCGCCCCGTCGCTGGGCACGTAGGACTCGTCGCTGTGGGTGTGATAGATGGCCACGGTCGCCCCACCGGCCGCGGCGGCGATGGTCGACCCATCCAACCCGACCGCCCCACCCGGGGCCGGGGTCGCGGCCGGGACCTCGGCCGGCGCGGAGAGACCGCCGGCTTGGCCGGTTACCGGGCGGGCCCTGGCGTTGTCGGCATCAACCGAGTAGACTTCGTATTCCCGATTGTCCTCGGCGATGAAGCGGTCCCCCACCGAGACACCGAGACCGGTGGTGAGGAGGCTGTTGCCGGCCTCGTCGACGATGGTGTAATAGCCCGCCAGACGCTCGTCCAGCGAAAAGGCCGACGTCGCCGCCGCTTCAGCCCGAATGGGCGCAGCCCCGACCATTCCGAGCCCCAGCAGGGCGATAGCCACCAGGGCTACGAGCCCGCCCGCGACGTCGCGCCAGGCTCTAACCACGGCGGTCCCCCTCCTCCTCGGCCCGCCTGATGAGGTCTTGTTCTTCCCGAGCCCGCCAGGCTTCCTCCGGCCACACCTTGCGTCGGGCCGGCTGTCCCGGGCCGCCGCTGGTGTAGACCGAGTCCAGTCCCTCGGGGCCGGCGTACTCGTCGATGTAGTCGTCGATGTCCTTGAGTTCGTCCGTCCCCCCGCGTTCCGCGGGCTCCCGCTCGAGGCCTTGCGGCCAGGTGCTCTCGACGCCCCCGACCGGCCCGGCCCGGAACTCGGGGCCCTGACCCGTCAAGTCCCGCTGGTCGGCGTCGGCCAGGTCGTCTTCTTCGGCCTCACTGAGCATCCCGGTGAATTCCACGTTCTTGATCGGTCGCCGCTTCTTGTCCCGTGGCCCCCCTTGAATGGCCTCCCGCGTCTCGCCGATGATCTCGGCCAGGA is part of the Bacillota bacterium genome and harbors:
- the spoIIP gene encoding stage II sporulation protein P → MVRAWRDVAGGLVALVAIALLGLGMVGAAPIRAEAAATSAFSLDERLAGYYTIVDEAGNSLLTTGLGVSVGDRFIAEDNREYEVYSVDADNARARPVTGQAGGLSAPAEVPAATPAPGGAVGLDGSTIAAAAGGATVAIYHTHSDESYVPSDGAANIPAHGGIFQVGAAFRDALRRKGLTVVDSTQPHDPHDNLAYDRSRRTALSLLSRYRPAAIFDVHRDTAPPQAYQKKVSGQQVTQVMFVIGRQNPNMQANLAFAKQLKAVADQSHPGLVRAIYFGQGRYNQDLSPRALLIEVGAEDNMKAEAERGVALLADDVPKVVGTAGPSGALGIGGQNRGATRAILTIVAGILLLAAGYLIIASGGFSQAWERLRRLRSTELAGYLNGREGRKVGEKHKGERDKRTVGKGGDEVWMATGRHEDTKEQNEETKDSSRTGGHRDRGGRDSEPRDDRGRS